tggaaattactgagATTAAGCTGTGGGATGTCTTATATTAATGGCTCTTCTGTTTCttgttcttgtttcttttttacactttttcttctttacctATCTTTTAgtgaatgaaatatttattgtcATTTCTTACATCTTTGTGCTATCTATATAGGTTAAGGACTTTTTTAATAGCCAACGTTCTAGAGTGAGGAAACTAGTACGGTTGTCAAGGGAGAAGGCAATTAGGTCTCATGTGCTTGAAGATCCACATGGTGATGGGATGCAAATTAGCTCAGATGCTATGATTCCTATCTGTCCTGTTCCCTTAAATTCTAATGGCCCTACCAGTGTCATTAGTAGTGATCCCATTCCCCTGAATTCTATTGGTGCTCCAATTGTTGAAGAAGGTCCATCTTGTTCTGGACAGGATGATTCTCTAGTTGGCATAGATTACCTAGATAAACATTTTGTTGAGAATGTTTTCAGCTTGATGAGGAAAGAAGAAACATTTTCTGGGCAGGTGAAGCTGATGGAGTGGATCTTGCAGATAGAAAATTCTTCTGTACTATTTTGGTACTTGCTGATATGCTATATGAACTTGAAGATATGAagtcttttttttcttgcttacCTGTGGTGTCATTCCTTGTATGGTCGCAGGTTTTTAACCAAAGGTGGTGTTATGATTTTAGCAACATGGTTGATTCAAGCAGCCGATGAGGAACAAACAAGTGTTCTTGTTGTCATCCTTAaggtatataattatttatggatTTCGTATAAATGGTTTAACGTCTTTACCACTTTAACTTGGCTAAGAATTACATTTTGATTAACTGGCATGTAGGTTCTTTCTCACTTGCCTCTACATAAAGCTCTTCCAGAACATATGTCAGCCATATTGCAAAGTGTTAACAGATTGCGTTTTTACAGGGCATCAGGTTTGCTTCTGCTTAGAGACCTGTGCTATGCTATATGGACTTTAAAACTCTCTCAAGTCTGCTCTTCTATTTCACGTGGATCAATTCACTCTAAAGTTACTTGAACACATTATTTGATGTTCCAAATTTGTATTAGTGTATGAGAATCTTTATTTTACTGGAATGGGGAGTGGTAGGGTTTCAAGATATAACTCTGTAGCATGAGCCTTCCTTCATGCTAAAAACTCTTAAGAAGAAATAATCTTGGCTTGCCTTGTAGCTTAACCAAAAGGGGGGAAAGATCTGTTTTTATTGTTGgtcattaatttatatttgtaaaatatggTGTTGATATCATAActattcattaattttcatcctaaaaaattattctGCCAATAATATTACTTGAGTACTTTTCTGTGTGATTTCATTTGCATGAGAAATATGTGTCATTTAGGTATTATCCTTTTAAGCTTTGCTGGATATTTTTGAATCTCATTTATCTGATTCGAAGATCAGACATATCACACAGGGCGAGGAATTTGTTATCAAAATGGAGCAGAATGTTTGCTAGAAGACAAGCTATGAAAAAACATAATGGCACAAAATCTTCTACTGATGAGCAGAATGAGTTAATTCTGAAACAGAGGCAAGTGCTCTTGCTTCTTATACCTGCTATTTCTTTGAAATAGTTTCTTACCATTGCACTTGAATGTATGCAGTATTGGTGAAATTATGGCTGATGAATCTTGGCAGTCAAAAACTGATGTAACTGTGAGTGCgatacaaaatcaaattattttcactAAAAATGGGTTTATTGTTTTGAGAATGCTAATTGGTGTTCTGATTTACAGGAAGCCATTCTTGCTCCTGAAAGTTTGGAGAATTTCAGGtgtgaaaataaatattatatgtgaCATTTATTTGGTTTTCTTTACATTGTTTGTGGGAATTTTGGTATTAAGCATAGTTTTTCTTATTCAGAAAGGTGGAATCTCCACAAACTCTCAAGTTATTGACAGCATCTTCAGATGACTCTGCAAGGAAGAACATCCTTGGTGTATCTTCATCCCGTATCcttttggatatatatatatatatatatatatatatatggcaggcaatattatgaattttaaatacagaaatagatgaaatataaaattcattggTGGTGGAATGAAGCCTATTAGAAGTATGAACTTTTTTTTGGGCTTAATCTGGGTGTATCAGTTTATTGTTACTTGTTGTCTCATGTCCAGTGTGTACAATGGCACACATGACTttgcaataaaatttgattgtttgTAAAATCAAATGGATTTGTATTCAAAACTgctgaaacttttttttttttgggctcaATGTGGGTATATAAGTTTATTGTTACTTGTTGGCTCATGATCAATCTGTAAAATGGCACACATGACTTTGcactaaaattttcttttttgcaaAATCAACTGGAATtctatttaaaactttaagaatgTTTTTCGCTGAATCTGATTCTaaattttcttaagaatttGATTATAAGCCAAATGTGAAATTTATACCACTTAGGTTttataagaatttgatttttttaatgagtAAATGATGCCAAAAGTTAGAAAACAGTCCATGTGAATTGCTGGTTGTATTCGTAGTGAAAAACATTAACAAGAATGGAACATAAGGTGTTTTAAGAGATTTAAGCAGTGCTGGTGTTTAAAATCACTGAActattaaatttcaatatttagctctagattttaaaagtttttttccttttatcctGTCATTGCAATCTCTGATGCTCTGTTTAGTTTCCCAGACATATTAACTTGACTATTTATTCCCAATCTATTATAGTTCTCTGAACTACCTCCATGCCAAAGTGGATCAATAAGATTTAAATGATTTAAGTACTATTATTGAACCATTTTTTTGGTTGTGTGTATGTCATTGCCTTAATTAGTAACAGATAATAGAGAACGCCGGAAAACTCAGTTTGTTGAACAGCCAGGTCAAAAAGTGGCGGGCAGAAGCCCACAGGCTACAAAAGCAGCTCCTTTGAGTCAGGGTCGTCCAATGTCTGCTGATGATATCCAAAAAGCAAAATTGCGAGCTCAGTATATGCAGAATAAATATGGAAAAGCTGCTTCTACATCTAACGAAATTACTGAAGTGAACACTGAAGGTCTGAACAAATCTACAAATGCTCTTGTGAGCTCTGGGTCACCAGTATTAAAGGTACATGGTCGGCCTAAAACCGAAGAACAGATGAAACAAGTAATACCTCACTCAAAAGATTCTGGTAGGCTGGAAGTCCCTCTTGATCCAAAGCACATAATGGATATTAAGGAGCCTCTGCAGGAAAAGTGCAAGAGGGTCCAGATCCCGTGGCAGGCTCCACCAGGTACATCTGCTTTTAGTGTTATTTTGTTGGTTCCTTTATCTGTTTGTTGATAATATTGCGTATTATATGCTATGGAAAGGAAGAGTACATTTTAAAGAGTTCCTTGATTTTTGAGTATTTGAGAGGAATTCAGAGGTAATTCCTTTCTTTCTGGAATGAAGATTCAATTGCTTCTGCAATCACAGATGCTAATCTTTTCTCTTGATCACCCTACTCCCAACctaaattttcttgtttacCTCATACGAGTAGGATTGCGTAGCAACAAGCTTCTACTTTGTGTAAAACTTGGGTATTCCTATTGTATATACTTTTCCAAGCATTACAGGTAATGcgaatttttatgaaataataatagtGAGAAATGAATTAAGTTACAAATTTGTCTAAATATGTGATGGACTTGGAGCATGCAGGATGCTACTAAGTGTACTCTGTTTGGAAATTTATCGAttaacaattctttttcttgctaaAATTTTCCTTTGGTACCACTGATTTCTTGAAATGATCCCCTCTGTCAATGAAACGCCTGTGCCATTTTGTAGTAAATGTTTGGCATTTGGATTGTCAACTTAATAACGTGTAGACTACTGTTTTGCTATGAGATGTTCTGTATTAGCGATTTGTTTAAAGCTGTATAGGCTTGGTTGTGGGGGTCTGGTTTGAAGTGTCTTTTTGTTGACTCATTGATCACTATCTTTTACCAATTAAAGAAAAGTCGGTAGTGGCCCAtcatattcaataatctttGTGGAGTGCTACTTTCAAAAAGAGTTTGTTGTGATCAGATTTTGTTTAATGattggaaatatatatttcttactaggtcaaaaattttcaatatgttaTCACTTCGGAGGTCTATGTGAAACCTTATTGGGAGACAAGGTACTTGTGTGATGTTGCAAAACTTTATTGGGATAACACCATTGCTTTCAGAGGGTTGTCAACAGgaagtttgaaatatatatgCTTTTCCCTGGCCTTCAAATGATTTAGAGGGCATTTTTTATGCCCCATGCATATggttattttttctaatttgctTTTCTTAGCTTATAGATGAGTTTGAAAAGTTGAACCAATTTACTTTAAGTAATACTATGCATACAATTTTtgtacacaaacaataatatgtcactatatgattaaatagttaaaaattaaatataaaataacattcaatcacaatATGATACGTCATTGTTTGTGTGCAAAAATtttgcacatagttttattgatttactTTGCCCCAATACCCAAGAAGCCTTTGTCAAAATTATCTTTGATTCTTGAGTATACAAAAGTACGGATGAACACAAAATTGTAAGTTTCTAGATTTGTTGGAGTTTGAATGCCTGTTCGAAAACAAGTGATACAATAATTTTCTAACATAAAAATATGAGCTTATCTGGCTTCAAGTGATTATTAAGTGTTACTAATTCATGGTGCTGGCTTCTCCAagtttgtataaaataataaaattatgtgaacacatttttaagtatataattgattacACAATTGATGTAttactatgtgattgaataattttgatttaaaatataatgacatttgatcacatgataatatattaattatgtgatgaaaaatgtgtatatatagtaATGTTTTTGTATAAAAAGACTGTTGCATCTCTATCTGCTTATGCTAAAAATTGTTtggatttatgttttttaaatgtAAAGTCAAGTTGCAATTATGCTGCTCAATGAAATTAATTCTGCCCAAGATATTACTAACTATAGTTTTGTAAATTCATAATAAGCAAATTGAATAGGgagatgataatatatcaatgtaATCGCTTTTGCCTTTATGTCATCATTTTACACTTAAAAAGTTAAACATCACAATTTAGAAGGCTGGAATGGATACAGCAGTTGACATGTTTTTAAATACTTAGAATGCGAAGACTGTGCTGGAAGACCAGCACATCTGTGTGGACATTGATGTTTTTGAGGTTATACTCTTGAGTTTATTGATCGTCAacccaatttcattttctaaggATTTGCCAGGAAGATGAGGGGGTCTGATTCTGTATGTGGAACTTCTAAGGGATTTAGGAACCGGTGCGCGCATGTATATGTATTTCTTTTCAAAGATGTATATTTTTGATTGTGAGAGATTCCAAGCATCCGCATCTTATACATTTAATGCTGTAAAAAGGCTGTGAGCCAATTTGTGGAACgctcacttttttattttaaaatcctTTTTATCAATGAAGTGTCCTTGATTATCAGTGACGTTTACAGCAAATTTGAACCTTTTATGCCCCTTTCCTTTCTGCAGAAGTTCTAATGAACGAGGTTTGGAGAGTCGGTGTTGGTGAGAATAGCAAAGAGGTTGAAGTTCAGAAAAACAGAAACCACCGAGAGAAGGAAACTATCTATCACACAATTCAGGAGATACCATCTAATCCCAAGGAGCCTTGGGACCTTGAAATGGACTATGATGATTCACTAACCCCAGAAATCCCAACCGAACAGCCTCCTGATGCTGACATTGGAGATACACAAATTGCCACTGTTAGTGTTACTGTAAATACTGCTGCTCCTTCGGTGCCCATGCAATCGCAGGTTGTTAATGGGAACACTACTGAACCTGATCTTGAGTTGCTTGCTGTACTGCTTAAAAATCCTGAATTGGTTTTTGCATTGACTTCTGGCCGAGCGGCTAACTTATCTAGTGAAGATACTGTGAGGCTGCTTGATATGATTAAGACGGGCGGGTCTGCTTTGGCCAGTAATTTGAACGGGACTGGGGGAAAAGTGGAGGATAAGGTTGAAGTTTCTCTCCCCTCCCCAACTCCATCAAGCAACCCTATTCCTGGAACGGTGCGTGAACAAATTTTGCAATCAATCTCTTGCATAGGGGCTTTTGTATTCGCTGCATTTGCATCTCATTTCCATATTGCCACAGATGGGTCCAAAACCAAACAACACtagattaaattaaacaaacttaATAAAGAAAGTAGCTGTTAAGATGGCCCCTTCAGTATGACAATGGTAACTGCTTTGAGTGATGGGATATGTGTCTTTGTCCTTATTCAGAAGGTTGATTTTCCATTAATTGTGAATCtagtatataataattaaaacaatcaaGTAATTGATGTTATTGATTTTAGAAAATCTATCACTTGTATCAATTAAGATATGTAATGATTATCTCAAGTGTTTGATGCACTTTCGTGTTATCTGCAGAGTGGATGGAGACAAGAAGCTAGGAATCCCTTCACACGGCAAAATACAATTGGGAGCAATGTGGCCTACCCTACTCCTGACGCCGTTTCCACCTCCTCCTTGAATGAAAAGTTGCCCACAAACAATTCGGTGAGGTCCGGAATTTCAGCTATGAACATGGGAATACCGCCACAGCCAACAAGTTTGCCATCTTTGTCCCAACAGATTCTTGGGGCAACAATGGGGTCTTCATTACACCTAACAAATACTATATCACCTGAAAATCTACATCCTTCTTTAAATCAGACCCTTCCCTCCAATTCTCCAATCATACAAGCACAGACCTCAGAAATACCTTTAACCATGAAAAATCTACCTATTTCTAACACTTGCTTACCAAACATATCGGCTGCAGCTGGGCCTTCAATGCGGGTTGAACATATAAACAATTTGAAAGTAGCTGCAATGCCTGTAAATGCCTCAGAGAAACAAACCACTTCATATTCGATGTCCTCTTTAATGCCTACACAAACAAGATCACATAAGCAGCCACAACAGCCGCTGGTGTCTGATTATAGGCATGTGACACCACAGTACATTCCTACCTCTACTTCCAGGCTACCAATGGGAAATGTGGGTCCTGTATCCGATTCCTGGAGAGCAAGTCAGCAGGTGGCTTCAAATCCTCATTATCAAGCAAATCAAAACAATTATAATGCATCATTTGGAGCTGGCCCTGTGCGGCAGCCTCAGCTGCTGTCAGGGCTGCCTGGGGATGGAAACGCATTTGTAGGGAACGATGGTTTTGAATCATGGAGTCCGGAAAATAGTCCTACTAGGCAACCAGAGTACATGTCTAGAAGGAACTTGCAGGATCCTGTTACAGATTCTGGATTGAGCTATAGACCTGAAAGGTCCAGACAGTGGAATTCTTCTGGGTATCAGGAAGTTCGGGACCATAACAAATATGGGGATAGGAATTGGCGAGGGAGGAGACGTTAAACTTATTTTGGGTTGGTAATTGTGACCCACTGGTTCTTCCTCCGAATCCCTGGCATAAGACTAACTTGTGTTTTAAAAGGATTTACATTTTAGGTTGCTGGCGGTTTTGGGGTAGAGATATTAAGTGGAAGTTTCACTCTTGGAGTGGGTTTCGGATCAGGGAGACATTGCAGTTGTGTTGAGAACCTCAGCTTGATATTGAATttgataaaacatttaaaacttgATCGACATCCAACTTATTCACTTCGCACTCTTCTTTCCCGCGCTGCCGCGCTCtctttaataataacaaagCTTAGGTTTGGTAAAATTTCAACTCTAACTTACAACTGGGGCAACAGATTAATGGGCTTTTTCAAGGAATCTTTGTTTTCGGGTTGGTAGAGGGCTGGAAGCTTACAATTTGATCATACAATGAACATTTTTTAGAACCAAACATGGGCCTTTTAATTCAAATGTCCAAGCCAGGACCCAAAGAAATTTTCGGTAATTAAAGAGCAAATCACGATTTCTCACTCAAGGTTTGGAGAAATGGCAGTTCCCACCCCTTGGACTTTTAAATcgtaggccaaaagacttattctcacaaAAGGTTTGTTACAAACTCAAACCGATATTCGTTaagtattgaaaattcaaattcttacttatgagcaattaaaaatattaaaaaaagtaagttttaaaaataaaatcattatttaattaataatatattaaaaataataaaatattatctatcttttcgtaaatttaaaaaacaaaaatttttatgtatgattaaattttaaaaatctcatttttctcctattaagtttttattttctgacaaatttttttccttttttggagTCTTCGTAAAAGAGTGACATAAATAGTGATTAAGTAAAGCCATCCTAGTACACAAAGATAATGGTTTCAAACGAAGATGAGTTAACAATCAATAAGGACATGGCGTTCTTAAATTAGACAGACAGTTACCGCTAATTTGATACAAGCATTCAGGCAAGCAATATCGctgtatatataaatgacaGGTCGTCTGATTTTTGGAGGTATAGACGACCTATCATTTACCTATTTAAAAAGAAACGACATGTTTTACTTTCTTTTGTATAGACGGAGTCAACTCTGGTGACACGTAAAAAGGATTCGTATTCGTATTGGATGATATGACCATGTATTTACGGGCAGAAAATTTGGGTTGCCTTGTGTTTCAATTTCATGATTATCTTCCATTACTGGATACAAATAAATCAATCTTTCTCATCTTTGTTGTTGTTCTGATCTGACCAATTAAGCAATGGGATTTAGATTCTACAATTTCAACACCATTTACAGGAGCTACATCTCCACGCTGTCCACAAAATCCAACAGAACCTACTATCACCCCATTTTCCAATCGCTAAATTCCCAATTTTCTAGCCCTTCTTCAAATTTCTCTAATCAACATTACCTCAAGATCCCTGTTAGGTGGCATTTAGGTCATGCCCATGACCACCACGACCACCGCCACCAGTTCTCGGGAAAAGAGGCCGAGAATATTTTCCGGCTTGGTCTCTTCTCCGATATTGGATTGGCAATTGGCAAAGCTTTGACTGGATACGTATCGGGAAGTACTGCCATTATTGCTGATGCTGCCCATTCCATATCCGATGTGGTAATTTACAGCTTTTTAAGTTTGTTGGTTAAGCATTTCCCTTCCATgtgcttttgttttatttatttattttactgcAGGTTCTCAGTGGGATTGCATTGTGGTCATTCAAAGCGGCAAATGTTCCTAAAGACAAAGAACATCCATATGGTCACGTTTAATTTGTACCTACACGCTGCTCCGTGATTCTTAAATTTGTGCTTCTCTTTTTAATTCGctttaaagaaaatatacttTGATTTGTAACATTGTCTCgttattgttattttgtctTCTCAGGACATGGTAAATTTGAAACTCTGGGAGCTCTTGGAATCTCATGTATGCTTTTGGCAACTGCTGGCGGTATTGCATGGCATGCTTTAGACATTTTGCTTGTAaaccttctttctttctcattcTGTTTGTTCATAAATGAATTAGTTTATAGGTTTCCATAtacttttcaaatcaaattagtttCTACTTTCTGCCCCtcggatttttttttttaatcatgtgCAGGGTTTGACGTCTACTGCTCCTGAAGTAGGCAATCATGTCAATGAGCATAGCCATCATCATGGAATTGATATGGATCACCCTATCCTAGCTTTGACCATGATTCTTTTATCAATATCTGTTAAAGAAG
This sequence is a window from Mangifera indica cultivar Alphonso chromosome 5, CATAS_Mindica_2.1, whole genome shotgun sequence. Protein-coding genes within it:
- the LOC123216827 gene encoding homeobox protein LUMINIDEPENDENS, with product MKELKGNSLEIEIGSSVDSFEKFLESQRELFHSQIDQLQNVVVTQCRLTGVNPLSQEMAAGALSIKIGKRPRDLINPKAVKYMQTVFSVKDAISKKESREISAQFGVTVTQVKDFFNSQRSRVRKLVRLSREKAIRSHVLEDPHGDGMQISSDAMIPICPVPLNSNGPTSVISSDPIPLNSIGAPIVEEGPSCSGQDDSLVGIDYLDKHFVENVFSLMRKEETFSGQVKLMEWILQIENSSVLFWFLTKGGVMILATWLIQAADEEQTSVLVVILKVLSHLPLHKALPEHMSAILQSVNRLRFYRASDISHRARNLLSKWSRMFARRQAMKKHNGTKSSTDEQNELILKQSIGEIMADESWQSKTDVTEAILAPESLENFRKVESPQTLKLLTASSDDSARKNILGVSSSHNRERRKTQFVEQPGQKVAGRSPQATKAAPLSQGRPMSADDIQKAKLRAQYMQNKYGKAASTSNEITEVNTEGLNKSTNALVSSGSPVLKVHGRPKTEEQMKQVIPHSKDSGRLEVPLDPKHIMDIKEPLQEKCKRVQIPWQAPPEVLMNEVWRVGVGENSKEVEVQKNRNHREKETIYHTIQEIPSNPKEPWDLEMDYDDSLTPEIPTEQPPDADIGDTQIATVSVTVNTAAPSVPMQSQVVNGNTTEPDLELLAVLLKNPELVFALTSGRAANLSSEDTVRLLDMIKTGGSALASNLNGTGGKVEDKVEVSLPSPTPSSNPIPGTSGWRQEARNPFTRQNTIGSNVAYPTPDAVSTSSLNEKLPTNNSVRSGISAMNMGIPPQPTSLPSLSQQILGATMGSSLHLTNTISPENLHPSLNQTLPSNSPIIQAQTSEIPLTMKNLPISNTCLPNISAAAGPSMRVEHINNLKVAAMPVNASEKQTTSYSMSSLMPTQTRSHKQPQQPLVSDYRHVTPQYIPTSTSRLPMGNVGPVSDSWRASQQVASNPHYQANQNNYNASFGAGPVRQPQLLSGLPGDGNAFVGNDGFESWSPENSPTRQPEYMSRRNLQDPVTDSGLSYRPERSRQWNSSGYQEVRDHNKYGDRNWRGRRR